GAATCGTTCCAAGTCAGCCCACAACCTACACCTACATCACAACCAGAGTGGCGAGATGCGGCTCTCACTTGCGAAAGCACCATCTTTAAATATGTCCGCCAGTCCGGCGAACGGTGCCATCACGCTGTCCGTACCGAACAGTCCTGCGGTGGAGAGTATATACGATTTTCCACGCAGCACGCGATCGGACGGCATCCGGAAGCCGCACGGTGAGTCAACGTATGATCTGACACGCTCGCATCACGTCTTGAACGAGATCAGTCTATCGCTCGTAAGCGACGATAGTCATCTGTACCAAAACCTGCCAAGTCCTGGCGACGCTCGGTACGATGTACCACCGGCCGGATGTCGACGTGATTCGTCCTCTTCGAACAACTCCACGCAGGAGGAGGAGTTTGATCTAAAGTCGGCCAGCTTCCAAAGTCTGACGGATGCTGGACCCGGTGCCAATCAGCTCGCCGTTTCGATGGACGAGCTGGACGAATTGACGCGCCAAATCAATCAGTCCACGGTGGGGCTAGGGTCACCGCTTCCGGACAACGATGAGTACTGCGAGCATCGGAAGCAGCTGCATCCATCCGAGCGTCGCCTGACGCTCATGAAGAATCGCAGCGTGTCCGGGAAGCACTTGATCGACTTTGACCGGCGGAAGGCTAAGATTACGAAGAAGTGGAGCGGCTTCAAGAGCTGGATCGGTGAGGAGCAAGGTCGCATCCGGGAGGTGATGCAAAAACATGCCGCCATGCAGCGGGTTGGCCTAGAGCCGGCCGGGGGTGGCAGTGCTAGTAGTAGGGTGAAGCGCACCAGCAGTGATCTTACTACGAGCGATCAAGATTCTCATCAGGAGGTGCAAGGTACGATCGTAACGACGCCCGAATCGAGCGTAGTGCAACGGGAGCGTACGTTGTCGTCGGAGGACCGGGAAGGTGCACGGACAATGCACCGGAAGAGTGCCAACGCAGAGATACTAGAGGTAATGTTGAGGTGTTAATTCAGGTGACCGTTGCATGCAGTATGTTGCTTTATGCTGTGTTTGATGTTAATAAGTGGATTAAGTGGAATACAATTTCTGGAACAGCCtgatcatttttaaaaaattgctttcgtaattcttcaaaaattgaTTGCTATCGAAGTTCATACATGTTGATAAAAATGGCACGATAAAGATATTTAGAATATTATCGTTTATCATTCTATCGGGACACTTAATGCCGTGAAATTAAATCGTAAAAGCATGTGCTCATATCTGTCAATGACCATGCATTTTAGgtcaatattttttcttacttGCTATGGGAATACTTAAATGTTATGTTATAAGGCCTGATTATCCTTTACAAAAGGAAAAGTCTCTGCACAATCTTGTcaataaaaacggaaaataaatttgcattatgaaaccgttcttgtgacagacaagtttcgttcagcaatttttttctttaaatttttaaaatcaatctgtcaaagtaatgaaaccaacaaaaacaaagccaaatgTTCTTcttgagaagatattttgtgttctACATGATATTTGGATATCACAATGAGTTTTCAAATTATGTGAGCGATGAtagtgatgatgaaagaacGGAAGTTCTTATTAAAGAACGGAAGTTCTTACTTCATAGTATGTGCCGcccaaaaacatttcattagaaatggaaccaaatgagcagcaagatgcccgatgatatttttttctcccgtaGTGGCAAACCTGGCTTTCTGAAttaaaatactcacattttgaTTGGAACTGCACAAAGAAACGAGctggaaacacacaggaacgagtgagtttggcgcctttccgtttcgaatatcTGACGAAATAGCTGTCAAACTGTTGTTTGACAGAAATATgagtctccgtttgtgttagagaaCACAAATTCTCGACAGTACACTGTCCGACAGTACACTGTCCGACAGTACACTTGTAAGAttgcctttcgttaagtttcttTTCCAACTGACAACACAAACGGttaattcgaatcttccgtttttgacaccttgtcttgacaatttgaatgaattgttgatttgaatttgaattttgccTATAGTTTATTGGGACAAGTATTtataatttacattttcttaTACCATTTCCATAGACCCGAAGAATTAAACGTTTTTAAATGACAATTAGAACTTTTCTTATCCTACTATCTCATTTTCTTATATATTCTTATTATATGGTTATCTTCATCCTTATGAGTATGAGGGTAAAATGCTGTTTTGGTCAGAATCGATTCCAGGGCGCTCCAAAAACTACATAATCCATTCCGGATTATAAGTTGAGAATTAAAATTGTAGCCGCAATAGGAATTGGATTCGGAATATGTCTTGGAATTGGTCTCGGAAATATTTCCAGAACCGGTTTCGggaaaatttgtaattttgttcttGTGTTTTGCTGCACATCGTCTTCCCCTGTAATTTAGTTTCCGGTTTTAGTTTTATGATTAGTTGTGGTCGGTTGTAAACATGTTAAACAGACCTAAGAATACTGAAGATTGAGTTTGTTTATCGCTATTCATTGTACCAAGAGCTAtcaaattaacatttttatttgtaatcgCGTATTTTAGGGTTTTTTTAGCCTTCATTAAACccttttatcccttttttttttaaacatcaacCGCTAACAAAAAGTATAAATGTTATTACATTTTGCTAAGGCTCCGAGGCATGGGAATATATCAAACTGTTGATGAAATCGTtgcgaaactgtcaaaaaatctcaaaattgtgattcatctttttctccattgcccCGTGGAATGGTGGTACGCGCCAGAttctcaaaaagcgatttcaaagcgaggaaatttcacaaacactctCCAAAATCCTGAAATATTGATTTAGAAATCTACCATAGCCTGCAGCCTATATATGAGGTTATTCCCTACTTATTACCATGTTTTGCACAACAATGAGCAAGTTTCACTTTTACTTTACCTCAGAGACTATGGTTTGATGCGGTTTACTTCACTGATCGTATACgaataaaaatgattaataGTCATGCCTATATCCAACCAAATGTAAGCTGTATTGACAATCCCTTTCAGGCATAATTTCTACACTTTTTGCTTAAACAAACTCAAATCAATTAGTGTTGTGGCCGGTGAGTGGCAACCTGCTGCTATTGACCAACGATTAAAGAAGACGATCGGTTTGAAATTCCattttgcaacaattttcaCAAGTCCACCGGGTCGAACGGACCGGTTCGATGGAAGTTTGATAGATCGATCGTTTGATAGGATGATAAATGAATGGTCTGGTACTGCAAAACTCGTTCCAAGAGGTGCATCTTGATCTTGCTGATCAGTGTATGGTGAAAGAAAGATCACTAATTATGAGGATGTGTTGGTAGTGTTCGTGATGGGTATGAAAATATGTCAATCGTTTCTTACTTTGGAGTTTCGTTTTGCTCTGATTATTTATACATCGATGATAGGATGATAAGTTATTCTGTAAACTTAGCGAATGCTTTGTAGGTTTCAATCAAGTACCACAGCTCTCCATATAGTAGCGTCATCTATTGCGGACTAGCTTTTGCACGATCCGGCTTAGTTGTTAATCCAGTAAGTTAAGTATCCCTTTTGACAAAATCGATGTAAATtcgccaactaaggcactactaaggctACTTTGTCTTGTCAAAACCCTTAATAGTATCTTCCTTAGATAAGATTTTTTCCTTATTCtgtaaaatgacaaaaaactaTAGCTCATACAGCAATGTCTTCGGATTAAGTTCTTACCACCTCTACTGCTCCTCCCAAAATTTCGTAACACTTCATGCTTggccacgaaaaaaaagaaagtttttttttttgcttaatccATCAACACACCAGAAAACCTGCAAAACATCTCGGCCCACGGTCGTCCTTGAATCCGATACGGCTTTATGGGTGCTCGCttactggtttttttttgcttctttccgcGTTTCGAAACCAATCACCATTTAGTGAAGCGCCGGCTAAATGTTGTTGGAGCGCACACTATCAGGAAAGTTGTCTCGCGAGCGCACGAGCGTACACCCGATCGCGCGACAACTTTCGATCCAGTTGTCGCGCCATTTGGGTATGGTCCTGAAATGGAACGGGGAAGCGAGAATAGCGAAGCGCAGATCAAGGTCATAAAGCGATGGTGCAGCCGGTTTCCCGGTTTGTTGCGAGTCGTTTTTATTCCGCTACACCTAGTGAAACGCGGAGGACTTAGGTGCGGTGAAATTCGTTCTGGCCTATATTAAACTTCTTACTTTAGGGTGGGGTGCTTAGCAGTGAACAGATTGTTGACTTTATTCCCAACGCATCTTGTTTGCAATATTTTGGGATTTGCGAGATAGTGCTTAGAATACAAATGTGCCAGTTTAATGCCGAATGGCACCTGTTGGAACATTTGTACCTCGATTAAATGCGATGCACCAAGAACGTGTTTCAAGGACGTTTGTGAAGAAAACTCGAATGAATGCTACAAGGATGAAGCTATGGTTGAGAAGcagtgaaatatttatttattttcatttgcataagTGCAGCTATAAATAAGCAAGTTGAAGGCTTGAAAATGGATCTTCAAACTTCTTTTGCGCAGATAATGCAATTATGAAACATTAAACTTAAAGACTTAAAGACTTAATAATGAACAAGTCAATACTGAACAAACAATAGTAGTCAAGAGTAAATATTAACATTGTGAAAGCTAAGTATAtccaagcaatacggccaggccgtcttttatgaataaaaaaaaaataataaaaaagctaaGTATATCCAATATATCaagtaataaattaaataatccaTACTTAAACAACGACTTCAAAACAAcgctgaaattaaaaattatgtaagaaaaaagtataaaataatttgaagaGAATTTACTTCAAGTAAAGGAAGTCAGAAAAACTCTCGACGCTTTAGAGCCAAAGAAGTCATTCTTGCgttaccaaaacaaaagcctttttttatttacaatagtAGATTTATAGCTAGCTTATATAAATGTACATATGTCCTTTTAGTTTAGTACATATGATTATGTATAATGGGCTCGATAACTATCCTCTCCACATTGTTATTATTGGTTTCACTAAAACAGTCTTGCAATTTTACACTTTATATATTTTGATACCTTTCCAATTGAGGAGTATTTTTAATGGTATggaaaagataataaaaaacccttcatttttatatttataaattttatacCTGACCACTAAGCTTAAGAATTGGACCTGATACTATATTAAGTGCggagaaaatcaaaaaaattattaaagcaAACCATATTAGCCCTATTTTCAATCCTATATCCAATCATAATTCCCATCGTAATATGCCAATTGCGTTAGGCAgttattataatatttcaagCATAAATTGTCTATATAAACTTACTTAAACAGGGAAATTTGTACTCTCGCGCTGTACCACATTCGTATGCTGAAGAACTATTTTATACTGTGATAATGTAAATTACAGTCTATTTGCTAACATTTCTACATCTTTTTGAGTCTGATTTGTTTAAGTTTCTCTATatattccatttttctttgccacatttttcatttatttcacacATTTTGTTACCACAAAAACGAACCTTTGCCAAATACGACAGGTTTTTATTGAATCTCACATTAACCGGTTTAATAATTCATTATACGTTTTATTGTACAAgttgaaaagaataaaacgagCTTGAAATGCTGTTTTGCTCATTCGTGTCGGAAAGCGAATTGAATCAGAACCGCTATGTTAATAGGTTTTTCCGCATTTGTGTTCCATCTCCTCATATTAAGCATCACGAAGAAAGCTTAATTCGTTGACAACATTTTATAATAACAGATGCTGCTTTTCGAAAGGGTATAATTTATCACGAGATACTCTTTTTTACCTTCCCAATCGAATAACTGTGGTTGTTCGGTTCCGTTTTCTTGATGGTTTCGAGcgtaattttttaaacttatttttagAAAAGGTAAAAAGGTTTTTATGCGGTGTGTTGATAACTTCAAAATGGATCGTAAATTTTCCTTTAAGCACCGTGATCAACCATATTCCAAATTGAGTCATGAAACTTTAAACCATTCGGTTTCGAACTCGATCGCAACCGTAACCAAATCGAGCGATCGAGTTTCAATCTAATTTGTTTATCCCGTGCTACCGTCTAACGATGGCAATTTGTTTTCCGTCTCGTAAACGGACATGAAGGTCTGTGTGTGGACACGTGCCTTTGCTTATCTTAAAGATCACCAGCCTTTTGGAACTTGAATATCGAACGTTCAGCAGAGATAACTTAGATATTTGTTCGCTTGAAGTTCCTGTGTGGTTATGTGCATGTTTGTTTGGGTCGTAATTGGTGGGGTGGTCCACGCGGTAACAATATCATGTTGGGAGTAGTAAACGGATAATTTGTTAACCACTGGAACTGGTGGCATCAAGAGTCCGAGTTATCGATTAGTACGATTATTTATCGATAGTTAATGGGTGGCTTTGGATGCAAGCTTAAATATCTTCAataatgtgtgtgttgtgtgtttttttattaatcttgTTTATCcggagatatttttaaaaattcatcatcGATCGATAGTCGAAATTCGAATTCAGGAATGAGTTTATAAGAAAATCTACTACCGTGGATAGCCGAAATTAAATCACTGATATGCTTACTAGTAGGCTCACCGTTGGCATAGTGATAGCGACATCGACACGAAGAACATCCGGTTCAAACCTCATCCAAAGGGTGCTCTGTCTACCCAATTACTTCTTCTTTAAGTAAAGGCCGTCCAGGCTTGTAATTTTTTCAGCAAAATAAGAATTATTATTCTTCTTatcttaacgacctgctaagGTGACGCCggacatcgaatggcttactagccTTATTTATACCGCATAGTTGGAtactcagtcctcactacgcacATTGGTACAAAGGCGGGTATTGAGAGTTTTATATTTTGGCAGAAATTTTCGAACAAATTACAATGTtagaaagccaaaaaaaaaaaaaagaaataaaaacaccaaatATTATACACTTCCATTCATAATCAAACTAAATATCGCTCACTGAACTCGAAAAAAGTATCAATGTGGGaaattttaattgtaaaaaaatgtaatgttaggtttgcattcattttaaaatataaaaatataaaatttaacttTCATAGTCAtgtaaatactttttttgcaGAAGTTTTCTGTTGTTGGTATCATAACTCACTATAAATATAACATATTATAAGTGTTCTGTGGAAAACCGACGATGTAGTCGCCTTACCACCGTCCCAAAAGAAGGATTATTAGAATTAATAAACATAATAGATTAGGATTAATAATGTTAAATGACTTCTCTTCCTCATTATCATTGATATATTTAATTCCCGCCTTGCTAAttgaattcttcttcttagataatatttttatagatttactttttcttcaccagTCGCCAATGCATTGCTGTACGCGAAATTCACACATTGCTCCCATTAATCTCTCCTTCGCATCGCAGCGCCACTAATTAACTCGTGGCACCGAACGTTTTCATCGCGATTTCGCATTTCTCAATCTTTATCGTCAGCAAACGAGGAAGTTGCACACGGAGAGACACGCCTGCAAACACCGGAAGTACGCTCGATCGGTTCGAATCGTCAGTAACTCGCTACACATTTTTCCATCCCAGCACGATCGATCGTGAAGGGAATTATTATTCTTATTGCTATATGTATTTTGCTATTGATCAAATCAATCGGCTCTGTGTCGATACGCGTCAGGAATGTGAATGAGACCTCACCCAAACTTGTCGCGGTTGCGAGAAGTATAGGAAGTccaaaaatttgatttcgaaACGAATGCGGGATGCGAAAGTATCGTCCCGTAATTAAACGTTCGATGACGCTTTTCCTTTTGGTGAGCAACGTGCTCCACTCCACGTGGGGATGCTAGTACAATTTATGCCAGCACATTTACAATCCATCATCGCTCGTCTGACGAGGAGGTTTGTAATTGATTGTGATAAAACAAACAGCTTCTGCCGCACAAATCTCTCGGTCTCGGTGAAACGTGTTTGAACGCATTCCCGCACTTGCTGGAGCAGCAGGAAGTGAGTTTAATGAAATCGACCGATCGGCGACGAGAAGTGATCACTTCTTCTGAGTGCGTCGTTCATCGCGGTACATCGTGCGATGTGGTTCGAAAAGTTGCAGTTGCAAAACATCCACTGCCACTGCTACTTTCCTTTGCAGTTGCATTTCTTGATCGTTtcctgatttaaaaaaaaaacacactacaTCAATTTATCTGTTGTTGATGCGTTAGTAAAACCTGACCAGTCCTTGTCCTAACCATTATGAAAaggtatgcttttttttggtagcAACTATTCAAGCAAGTACGGTCGAGAAGATTAGATTGCATCGCCAACGTCACCCTCAATGTGCAAACGCTTCAAGCAAGGGGTGAAACAGACCTGCTAATATGCCGCTTATTAATAGACATAAACATCCCTGTCGTGTGTACACAGATAAACAACCGtatgcgcaaaaaaaaagaaccgaaCTGCACTGCGGGTCACTTCCACATGATTGCTGGGAAATACGATGTACCTCACCAGTTGTGGTACTCTTCCACCGAACCGGAAACACCTGTTAATGGGAAAACATTGTCCAATTGCCATCAGCAGCTTTATATTGGCCAGTGTGGTTGTCCAAACGgggcttgtttgtttgtttgtagagCCGTACAGCCGAGGTTTAGCTTGTATGTACGTGGGGGTGCATTTGCTGTACGCCGCTGATGGGGTTTGCTGTCGGTGACAGTATGATTGTCCACTCAGGAGTCATCGTCATCACTTCGCTAATACTGTGCGCTACGTTTTTTGTCTGCCATCTGGACGATGGTCCAATGGGTACCGGTTGCGATTGAACGGATCGATCGGGAAGGAAGTGTAAATCCATTCAAGAGTTGCATAACTAGCAACTAGGTTATCGAACTATgcgatttgattgttttggacGACTTGAAGTTATGGAGCAATAATTGAATCGATTGGTTCACCTCTTATGCTGATAGTAATCCGTTTGCAACTACAATTtagtagaaaatatttttcatcatccCAGCCTTGCCTTCAGCACGAAGGGAGATCAGCTTTATATTAGGGAGATAAGATCCTCTAGGTCAAGCAAATGGGATAACTCGTTGACATAATGGAGATCAGTTGGAAGTCCTCTCGATCGACCGCACGATCATTGTCAATAAGTTCAGTAGCGCTGTTAACTGTACTGTTAAGTGATAATCAAATGGATGGCATCATCTCAGATATAGATAgcatattttataaaacaacgTCTATATTGTTCAGGTTCTTCAGattcgagattttttttttttttttattttggtagCACAACGTAGTCGAAATGCTACGAAATATAGACAAAATATATACAACTAGACACCGGATCGGTTCGCTGACAGAATCCGTCTGACAGAGCTCCCCTTCCTGCTAGACCAAGTCCTGGACAACCGTGCTTCAGTAGTTAAGAACCTAGGTATATGGCTAGACAATGACATTGACTCCTGGGCTTCTTGGGCTTGGAAAACCCTTGGTACCATACGACATATCGCCCGTGATTTCTCCAACCCATTGTGTTTAAAAGCGCTCTTCTGTTCGTTGGTCAGGTCTTTGCTACAGTATTGCACTGTAACCTGGCGTCGTATGGCTCTGATCTTTCACCAGGTTATAGAGTTCTTAGTTTTCACAGAGTCCTTGTTGGACCCTCTTTCACTCTGCCTTACTATCTAGGTGTCAACTGCTTGGATTTGAAATTCTAGAGACTCGAAGACTTCATCCATCCATTTATCCTCTGTCGCTACTGTGCTCCATCCCTTTTATGTTCTAAACCATACCCTTCGTATCCGTACTTCCTTTATCATTTCTAGACTTCGTACTTCAGTTGGTCGCAATGATCCTCTGCTGCGTACATTGTTCTCCTTTAACTCCTTGTCTCACTTGTTAGATTTCCACCTCACATCTGTTGTACGATCCTCTCTTTAATCTCTAGACGCTTCCCAAAACCATCTTGGCCCAGCTCTGTTCATAATAATAAGTTAGAATTAAGATCAAATCTAGAGCCACTAGGCAGACGTTcatgtataaataaatgaaataaaatcaaggaaagccagtaatggcaggTCAAGAGCTTTCGATGTTatagagaaaaagaagcaagtaaccatgttttacaaaaatatataaattttatttaacgaTACCGTAAAAGACAAACGACTAAAAAATATCTATTAAAAAAGGAGAACAAACTATAAACTACAAAAGATAGTAGCAGAATGTTAGAAatgtttcttctattttgttaacatttttacatttcattcGGCCATAAGGCATAAGAAGTATTTACAAAGATTCTATTTTGGGCCAGTAACAGAAAAACATCAGATAAACTATTATTAAACTTtatctctttccttttttactaAATGTCTACTTGCAGGGACAAAATGGCTTTGAAGAAGTACGCCGATTCGTCAAGCAGGGCGGTGACTTTGGAAAGGATCTGGTCGCAATACTGCACGAGCGGACCGAGATTGAACAGCTGTACGCCAAATCGCTCTCAAAGATTGCCAACAAACTGAACAAAGCCTGCCGCGATCTACCGGGCACGATAGCCGACTCGTGGCGATCCGTATCGACCGAGCTGGAGGGACGGAGCGAGGTACACCGACAGTTCTCCAACTCGCTGGCGGAGGAAGTTGTGAAACCGCTGAAAGCAGTGATCGAGAATCAACACAAGGCACGCAAAACGATCGAAACCAACGTGGACAAATCGGCTCGCATCCTGGCAGAATGGAGGACGGCGGAGAtaaaggcgaagaaaaattcACATGCAGCGGCACGGGAGAATGAAAAGCTACAGGATGCAATGCTCGATGTGAAGTGAGTAATATACATTGCGAGACTTACATCAGAAATGTTGTTATTAACGTATTAACGCTTTCCAAATATTACCAGACTTCAACGAACTCCCTCAATCGGACTGCTGCACAAGACCACCGACAAGGAGGTGAAAGTGTCGGAAAAAGATAGCAACAAGCTCGAgggcaaaagaaagaaggCTGAAGAAGCGGTTAAGAAGGCGGACGTAGAATATTACACCCTCTGCATTCGAGCGGAAAGGGCCCGAGTCGACTGGGAAATGTCCGTACTGCGTGGTTCCTCTATGCTGCAAACGCTCGAAAGTCAACGATTGGCACAGTTTAAAACGTACGTCACCGATTACCTCAAACTGTCGGCCGAGATGAGCCCACTGTTGACGAAAACGATCGACCGGCTCAGTCCGCAGGTCGCCATGTGCAGCGTGGCCAAAGATCTGGACGTCCTTAAGAACATCCGACGAGCGACGGAAGGACCAAGCGAACAGCTGCTGCCCGATTTCTACTGTGAACACACCACCCTGGCCATGAACCGCGAACGAAGAAAACAATCGCTCGTGAAGTTGCTGCAGCTGATCCGCCAAGATCTGGACCGCGAGCGACGATCGCGCAACGGACTGAAAGGATTCTCCCAGACGCTGGACAAAAACGGCGAAAGCAATCAGAATATTGCCGATAAGCTCTATCATGTAAGTTTTATCGAATTGGAAGTGGAAATTATGAATCGAAATGAtcgttaaaattgaaaatatcctttttttttagatacgGTCGATGCTCACATACCTGGAAGGTGCGCGTTATAAGCTACAATCAGCGTTACTAGAACTTGATCACAAGCCTCGCTCCAGTCATCCTCTTGCACAACATATTCAGGTAAGGTTGAGCCCTCATTCTCAAGTACACCAGATCTTAACTGTTTCCCCCCTTTGACGTTTGTAGATCACCCGCGATCGTACCGGCTTACAGACAAGCGTGTTAAAGGTCCCCTTGTGGCTAAAGCATGAACAGGACGATCCAGAGGGTAATCTAGAATCTGCAACCACCAACGGCCAAACTACAGTTCTCAGTTCAGACGACAGTTCCGATCAAGGATGTTTGGATATTAAAAACGATACGCTCATCAAACACATTGTGCACAAATACGCTCGGAACGGGTGCAATGGAGACGAAGGACATTACGTGAGTAGAATTAGCTTCTGGATAATGTCTCGATTAGGAATCGTTATTTAAACTATaactcttttttatttaactctTTTTATTCTACAGACGACAGGCAAGGCTGGTAAGTCAGCTCTTCAGGACGATCATCACGGTCCGGCCTGGGATCGAGGCGTTGCCGATGGAGTCTCCAATCAACCCGATTCCGATTTTGGTACTTTAAACCTCAAACTATTCTTTCACAAAGCTTCCACTAATCAGCCTCTATTCCATTTTAGATGAATTTTCTTCCCAAGATGAAGACGAAGAACGGTGCTCGGTAGCACCGAAGCAGCTACTAGAAAACGGTCACCACACTACGGCACTAACAAACGGTGGTCCAACAAACATTGACCACCCGGACGGTATCGCCAACCAGCCAGTCATACTTGGACGCTGCCGGGCACTATTTAACTACACACCAAAGCTTTATGACGAGCTGGAACTGCAGCCCGGCGACATACTCGAGGTGCACATTAAGCAGGAGGACGGCTGGTGGCTCGGTGCACTCCGCGGACAGATTGGCATCTTTCCGGCAACGTATGTTGAGGAAATACCGTGACAGCGGCTCTGCCCGTTTGTATATAGCTCGAGCCCAATTTGTATAGAACAGAGAAATGAAACGGAGAGGTAGCGACGACACGCATCATTGATTTTAACGAAGACAGatactgtaaaaaaaagaagcaaagagaCAATAGCTAATCTTACCAGCGTCGAATGCAATCTCTCCTTATTAGGAATCTGCAGTTTAAGGTGTTGCGTCCTCGGGTAGGCGAGTGACGAACAGACAACTTAAACTATCGAATCGCGCCAGCGGAAAAGCGGATGTAAATAAGTGTAAAAGTAGGGAAGAAATGTTTGG
This genomic window from Anopheles maculipalpis chromosome 2RL, idAnoMacuDA_375_x, whole genome shotgun sequence contains:
- the LOC126568786 gene encoding uncharacterized protein LOC126568786, whose translation is MMKRNYDVQHVAAATMASKHGKSSSNLLDKLTKRYSGVIGTRFLRKTPGRKGGVAEPLSDSYDMCGNRSDDFRPEIGAPVLISKTMKFDFDTDSSVEQLPLPSVPTMEHRVRSVATPSTSEDSENDVFVDANSSLPNFGEIKFTFLPESNNNCRSFQDENVRQSGGGLLEKNRSKSAHNLHLHHNQSGEMRLSLAKAPSLNMSASPANGAITLSVPNSPAVESIYDFPRSTRSDGIRKPHGESTYDLTRSHHVLNEISLSLVSDDSHLYQNLPSPGDARYDVPPAGCRRDSSSSNNSTQEEEFDLKSASFQSLTDAGPGANQLAVSMDELDELTRQINQSTVGLGSPLPDNDEYCEHRKQLHPSERRLTLMKNRSVSGKHLIDFDRRKAKITKKWSGFKSWIGEEQGRIREVMQKHAAMQRVGLEPAGGGSASSRVKRTSSDLTTSDQDSHQEVQGTIVTTPESSVVQRERTLSSEDREGARTMHRKSANAEILEGQNGFEEVRRFVKQGGDFGKDLVAILHERTEIEQLYAKSLSKIANKLNKACRDLPGTIADSWRSVSTELEGRSEVHRQFSNSLAEEVVKPLKAVIENQHKARKTIETNVDKSARILAEWRTAEIKAKKNSHAAARENEKLQDAMLDVKLQRTPSIGLLHKTTDKEVKVSEKDSNKLEGKRKKAEEAVKKADVEYYTLCIRAERARVDWEMSVLRGSSMLQTLESQRLAQFKTYVTDYLKLSAEMSPLLTKTIDRLSPQVAMCSVAKDLDVLKNIRRATEGPSEQLLPDFYCEHTTLAMNRERRKQSLVKLLQLIRQDLDRERRSRNGLKGFSQTLDKNGESNQNIADKLYHIRSMLTYLEGARYKLQSALLELDHKPRSSHPLAQHIQITRDRTGLQTSVLKVPLWLKHEQDDPEGNLESATTNGQTTVLSSDDSSDQGCLDIKNDTLIKHIVHKYARNGCNGDEGHYTTGKAGKSALQDDHHGPAWDRGVADGVSNQPDSDFDEFSSQDEDEERCSVAPKQLLENGHHTTALTNGGPTNIDHPDGIANQPVILGRCRALFNYTPKLYDELELQPGDILEVHIKQEDGWWLGALRGQIGIFPATYVEEIP